One region of Salvia miltiorrhiza cultivar Shanhuang (shh) chromosome 3, IMPLAD_Smil_shh, whole genome shotgun sequence genomic DNA includes:
- the LOC131019019 gene encoding zinc finger BED domain-containing protein RICESLEEPER 2-like, which yields MMQKRAALEWKKVSRNTIKKDCTQVYDIERKKLMAQLKNINKISVTTDLWRSTNQKIEYMVLTGHFVDSCWKLQKRILSFVHLPPPHRGVEIADNLYKCMKDWGIENKVFTISVDNASNNDVAIRILADTFSRNKKLLCGGKLFHVRCCAHILNLMVQDGLSRIAYIIEDIHESVLFINYNEVRLRAFSEIVQQLQLPHRKLVLECKTRWNSTYAMLSAAIKFKEAFPRYQDQEPRYTCCPSNEDWNMVEKVCTIIQVFDSATRIISGSEYPTSNLFLNEVYRIKVLLDKIHGDETEEPFINDMVDAMKTKFDKYWGECNLLMAIAAILDPRCKMTVIEYCFPKMYSKEEAREKIKKVRDALYELYDEYVVDMYSDISTQSEQIIDNTNHRSGVQEASGWSEFIQHGCHICEDMSTPFDALEWWRTSALKYRILSKMARDILVIPISTVASEATFSARGRVIDTYRALLNVDTVQTLICGGDWCRSLHGVKRKNKSEKKPLEIMLPNS from the exons ATGATGCAGAAACGTGCAGCATTGGAATGGAAAAAGGTATCACGCAATACAATCAAGAAAGATTGTACTCAAGTGTATGATATTGAGAGGAAGAAGCTGATGGCACAACTAAAGAACATCAACAAGATTAGTGTGACTACCGATTTGTGGAGATCAACGAATCAGAAGATCGAATACATGGTACTTACTGGACATTTTGTTGACTCTTGCTGGAAATTGCAAAAAAGAATTCTCAGCTTTGTTCATCTACCACCTCCTCATCGTGGTGTTGAGATAGCAGATAATCTTTACAAGTGTATGAAAGATTGGGGCATTGAGAATAAGGTGTTCACTATTTCAGTTGATAATGCTTCAAACAACGATGTGGCAATTCGCATATTGGCGGACACTTTCTCAAGAAACAAGAAGTTGCTATGTGGAGGTAAACTATTCCATGTGCGGTGTTGTGCACACATCCTGAACCTTATGGTTCAAGATGGACTTTCAAGGATTGCTTACATTATTGAAGACATACATGAAAGTGTGCTTTTCATCAATTACAATGAGGTAAGACTTCGAGCATTTTCTGAAATTGTGCAGCAGTTACAACTACCACATCGGAAGCTTGTTCTCGAGTGCAAAACAAGATGGAATTCCACATATGCAATGCTGTCAGCTGCCATCAAGTTCAAAGAGGCGTTTCCAAGATACCAAGACCAAGAGCCGCGATATACTTGTTGTCCAAGCAATGAAGATTGGAATATGGTTGAAAAGGTGTGTACCATAATACAAGTATTTGATTCAGCCACTCGTATCATATCTGGGAGTGAGTATCCAACATCAAATCTGTTTCTTAATGAAGTTTATCGAATCAAAGTGTTGTTGGATAAGATTCATGGGGATGAAACTGAAGAACCCTTTATTAATGACATGGTTGATGCTATGAAGACTAAGTTTGACAAATATTGGGGAGAGTGCAACTTGTTGATGGCTATTGCTGCTATTTTAGATCCGAGGTGTAAGATGACGGTCATTGAGTATTGTTTTCCCAAGATGTATTCCAAAgaagaagctcgtgaaaaaatCAAGAAAGTCAGGGATGCATTATATGAGCTGTATGATGAATATGTGGTAGACATGTATTCTGATATTTCTACACAAAGTGAGCAAATCATTGACAATACCAATCACAGAAGTGGAGTTCAAGAAGCTTCGGGCTGGTCCGAGTTCATTCAACAT GGATGTCATATTTGTGAAGATATGTCAACTCCATTTGATGCTTTAGAATGGTGGAGAACGAGTGCCTTGAAGTATCGTATATTATCTAAAATGGCTCGTGATATACTAGTTATTCCCATCTCAACTGTGGCATCAGAAGCTACTTTTAGCGCAAGGGGTCGAGTTATTGATACATATCGAGCCTTATTGAATGTCGATACAGTGCAAACATTGATTTGTGGAGGAGATTGGTGTCGTAGTCTTCATGGTGTGAAGAGAAAGAACAAA AGTGAGAAGAAACCTTTGGAGATTATGCTTCCCAATTCTTGA